TCCCCAGGCCCCTCGGGCAGAGCCGACGTCAAGAAGACTGAACATGATACAGGACAAAGGAGGGGGAGGCCTAGAACTAGACAGCGTCACAGTTTCCGGTCAACACCTGCACCCAACATTCAGTGACTGTTTCctaatgatgatgataatcagGAAATCAAGCGTTAAACTGTAAAAATGCTTCTCTGGCCGAGAGGAAGGGGGAGCGGACCCGCCCCTAGGCCAGCGGCAGCCCTGGCGGGAGGACGCCTTCCCTGCCCGGCCCCCGCCCTCCGGACCAGGCGGCACAGGCTGCCGGAAATGCTGGTGTTTAATGGCCGATTCTACGGGGGGAAATGGACAGGGAGCAATTTCCACCTCGCCCGGATGTGACCCCCCCAGACACCTGCTCGTGAAGGAACAGAACCGGAGCTGCTCCGCCACCAGAGGGCCACAACAGGCCTCGCTGGTGGCCAGGGGCAGGACAGCAGAGGCCAGGCGGGGCCGTGGTCTCCCTCAGAGGAGCCCCTCTGAGCACGTGTTGTTCAGGAGCTCAAACACTGTTCTCCAGGGTTCAGTGCTGATGGTGAAGAGGCAGGTGACGGTCTGCGGGGGAAACGCAGGGGAGGGAGCGTGGGTGGAGGGGCCTTGGGAAGCTGGTGGCTCTGGCTCTAAGCCCAGCACCCACACAACTTTGCactcctgggggcgggggcggcaggGGGTGCAGGCTCCTGCCCTCGGTCGTGGATGCCCCCGACCTGGGACTCGCTCCTGACCCCAGGGCGCCTGTGTCCTTCTTTCCCCGCCAGGCCTGTGGTCCCCAGAGGCTGTCCCAGTGGGACCAAGCCCCCAGCGCCCCATTGGGAGTCTCCCTGCACACCTGCTGTCTCCCGGGGGCCTCGACCCTGCGGGGCTTGTCCTGGGGCGGGGTTCAGCCCCTTGTCAGCTGGAGCAGGAGTGGGAGTTCCGCGGGGCAGGGTGCCGGTCACCCCCCTGTGTCTCTAGGAGCGGCGCTGTCATCACTGCCACAGCCCCGCCCCCGGGGCGGCATCCACCCCGTGTCACCCGAGGGCGGCTGGTGCGTCTCTTACGTTGTTCACGTCCGGACGTCCTTGAAACGGACAGTTGTCAATGTCTTCGTCAAACTTCCCACACCTGGTGCGGGTGAGCTGCAGCTCCGTGGAGAACACCATGGCGGTGTCCACCTGTGGTCGGGGAGACACCGAGGTGAGGGCGTCCCTCCTGCCCGCGGGTGGCAGGCACAGCAGGTCCCCGCAGAGCGGGagggcgggccgggccgggggtgCCGGCTCCGCAAGTTTGCTGGGTCAGTCCGTTCTGAGAAAGGGGGGCTCACCCTCACGCCCCATGTCACGCTTTCACCTGCCCCACGGCAGGAAAATGCCGCTCGGCGCTACGgctacacacacgcacacacgtgcacacacacacacacactcacgcacacactcacacacgcacacacacactcacaagcGCACACAGGCCAGACGTGCTCCTCCAGCCGAGGGTCTCAGTGTTGGCGTCTGCAGCCCACGTGGAAATCGCACCCCTGCTGGCACTCTGCAGAGACCCCACGGCCAGGAGAACAGTTTAGGATTAAGAACCAAGGTCCGGAAGAGTGTAAGTCACACTCAGCCTGCGTGGGCGGAGACCCGGAAGGCGCCCAGAGCAGGTGGGGTCAGAGGAGAGGCCGTGACCTCGCAGGGGTCCTCAGGGCCAGGGGACCCTGcggcctgcccccacccctccaggccccggcctcctccctccctccgtgcATGTCTGGgcgtctctgtctctctctttctgaattAACCCACTTTACTGTTAtttccttgaaatattttctgaatctATCGAATCCAATACTccctgaggtttttcttttttttttaactaaataccTTCATCCCCTCATCGGCCATATTTTGGTCATTCTTCATTAAACCACGTCCAGAGATGACGAAAACTGAAGACACACCTTACGTGTGAGTTGATGGACTGAGGCGCTAAAAGTTTCCAAGTTACTCCTTTGATAGGGACTGAGAGCGACTGAACAGACTGCATTTCCCCTCTGCTTTACGGGCTTCGGGTGGGGAAGAGGACGGCCCGACGGGACCCTCCCCCGGCCTCCCGCGAGAGCAGGTGCCGGCCGGCGGGGCGGGCGCGTGGTACCCACCGGCTCCCTCCAGGACCTCAGGACACGCTTCACCTTGTAGGCGTTCTCGTCCTGGCTCCTCAGGTTGAACTCGTGTACGGCGTACTCCACGGTGGCAGGTAAGTACCTTTCCAGCACCCTCTGGTCCTCCGCGCTCACTTCCCTCTGGAGACCCCAGCCGCGCGCCTCCAGGAGCTGGGGACCCAGGAGAAGCAGGAGCAGGGCCCAGGGCCGAGCCCACCTCCACCTGCCCCGCCGGCGCTGCGTGGCTGTGGGCGGCCGGGCTCCCGTGCCTCCCGCCTTCCCCACTCCggctcccaccctgcctgcctgggCCTCGGTCCAGTCCATCTGCTCCAGGACGCACTCCTCCGCTGGGCCTCCCTCTGGCGTTGCACCCTGTGTCTTCCCTCCTGTgaccctgcctcctccttccgAAGCTGATAGAGCTCCCGCGGGCCCAGGGCAGAGACACAGGAGccaggcgggggcgggaggggccgGCCGTGGAGGAGGGCCCGCTGCAGCGGAAGCCCAGCGCAGGCGCCCCTGGACCCCTCCGGGGGAGGGAGGCTTGCCTGGAGGCCCCAGACCGAGACTCCGAATCGAGGACTCAGTCGCGAGAGGTTTCGGAGGAAGGTGGTCCGTGGGCACAGCAGTGGGTGAGGGTCAGCGGGACGAGGAGGGACAGGGCCGCAGAGGAGGGGTTGCCGAGGGCCGGCTTTGAGGGCGGCAGAGGCGCCTGCCCAGACGTCGAGGGCATTCATGCTAAGAAGGCAGCAGGGGCCGGGGTCCTGACAGGTGCGGGCGTGGCCTcgtcccacgtggcccccaaccCCCCGAGTTGTGGAGCAGTGAGGCTCGTGGCCCCTGGGCTGGCGCCAGGTCAGAGGACGTGCAGGTCCTGGACACTCCTGGGCCCCGGAGCTGCCGGCCAGCCCCTGCGTCTCCCTTCCCGCCCCCACTCCGCTCCGGGGTGGTCAACCTTGCTGTGTGATGGCCACGCCCCCTCCACCGACCCACGGTGGCCTCCCACGCCCCTTTTGTTGGGGTGTCGTTAGGGGAGGAAGCGTGAGTGTAGGAGGAGCAGAGAGGCGGGGGTCGGGGGTGGACCCAGCGTGCTCAGGGAGGCTGAGCTGTGTCCACGGGAGACAGAGGACACGGCACAGAGGACACTGCTTCCTGTGCAGAGTCTGTTTCTGCAGAAGAcaccttcccagcctcccactgGGGCGGCTCAGGCAGCTCTGGGATGACCCCACAACACACTCTTTCCAATCCAGGCCTCAGCTCTGTGCCCTGACATAGGCCTTTAGCCTCTGTTCCCGGCTCCTTGAGACCTTCAGAGGGGACCGGAGTCCCCCAGAGGCCTGTGGGTGCCCTGCTCCTGGGCCTCCCCGGCCCTGCGGGATTCTGACCCCAGTCTGGGCAGGCCCTGGGCATCCGCACCCTAGCCCGTTCCCGGGGCCATTGCCGCTCCTGCctctggaccacactttgagcagcTCGGTTCAGGGCCCCCGGGCCTGGATGCAGTGGAGCCACAGTGAGAAATCCACCCCACGTGGGCTGGGGACTTGGGGCTGGAGGATGGTCTGGGGGCTGCACCAGCTCAGGGGAGGGGTCAGAACACCATGCTGGTGAGAGAGAAAAAGGTGGGTGTCCAGAAGCCAGGTGTCCGCGAGCAGGTGGGGCCTGTGTGGGGAGAGGGGTTGCTGTGAACCTGCCAGCCTGTCCCTGCACAGACTCGCTCACAGCCGGGGGcttcctggggttggggggaagctCTGACACTGCCTCACCTTCCCGCTCGCGGGGTCCCTACATTCACGATGCCCACTGTGTGCTCACAGCTCATCCTCCCCTGAGATCTTGGCTGCCTGTTCCCAGGGAAATGAGCCCCCAGCCTCTTATCTTTAAAGAAAGGGAGACTTTTTGGTCAAGTGCCATGGTCACTGTTCCCCGGTCTCCAAGTACAGGACTCAGTCCTGGCCCAAGGCTGTCATGTTGCAAGTTGCCATTTGCAGGGAACAAGGGAGACGGGAGTCACGTGTGAGAAGGAGGAAGCTGTGCAGGGAGACTGCCGAGAGCTGCATCTGTGGACGAGTGAGCCACCTCAGAGCAGAAGGAGGTCGCCCCCACGTGGCGGCGCTAGAGGCCAGACGTGGGACAGAACTCTGCGTGGCTCCATTTTAAGGAGGAAATCAAAGTCGTCAAAGTCACAGAAGcagaaagcggggggggggggtctcccaGGGCTtgagggaggggagtgggtgaTGTTGGTCAGAAGGGACAAAGCTTTAGCTATAAGACAAGCACTTTCTGGGCACAGACTGTGCGACAGCAGGCCTTCCGTGCACTTGAACCCGAGCTGGGGGGTCCGTGGTGTGTGCTGTTGCCAGGAAAGAGAAGCAACTGCTAAACCCCGAGCGGGCAGGCGCCCCGTGGGGGCGGCGAGCAGTCGACGGCCTAGATTGCGTAGGTTGGTCTGATGGGCCCTAGTCTCCCGACACTTAAGTGTAGACATCGGTTGTATGCCAAGCGTGTTTCCATAAAGTGGTTTAACCAGACAAAAACCGCACAATAGCCTGTCTCTTCTCAGCCGGATTTAAGCTCTTAAAACTGAAACGGAAGCGCAAGCAGCATGACTTTTAGCTGGAGAATCAACATGCAAGTCTGGAGGCAGGTTGGGGTTGTCAGCAATTGTAGGCACGTCTTGGTGGATTTCCAGGGGGAACAGGCAGCGGAGGCATTCATAAGTCCTGAGACCCCTGGATGGATGGCAAGTGTCCCGCCAGGCCAGCAGAGCCCACAGAGGCCCCTCGCTTTGTCACTGGAGGAGCCTGAAAAACGGGTCTCTCCTGCCAGTGTCTGTGGCCTCCCCATCCCGAGGGCCAGGCCCCTGTATATTCGAAGTGATGTCCGTACATTCACCCCTGAGGGAAGGTTTGGAGGCCTGTGAACAGCATGGATCCTCACAGCGTGGCCCAGGAGAGGGCGGGAGGAGCTCAGGAAAACTCATCCTGGAGAATCCTGGAGGATGGCTGCCTCTTTGAAAGGCTCTGATAACCAAACTTGCCCTCCCAGTTTCAAATTCCAAGTGTTGGGAAGCTTGGGGTCAAGTCCCTGTGTCCTGCCCTCGCAGCTGGGAACCCAGCACCATCCCCAgctttcccagcccctcccctcctcttgcATGTGATCTCAGGTCAAGTTCCCACGTGGGTCGTGGGCAGCCGTTGGCTCCCGGCACCTCCCCCCATTCCTGGGCCCCTGTTCTCCTCTGGGATGAAATCAGAGGGAGCTGCCCACTATCCCCGGGCCTGGGAACTTCCGGGCCAggcacctccctccacctctgcgGCCCATGTCGCGGAAGCCCTTCTGCACAGGTGTCTGGATCTGCCCCCCTCCAGGTGCTCTCTCACTGCGCACGGAGCCCCCGACGGTCATTCTGATGCTCTGGTCAGGCTTGCCGCTGCTCTTTTCAGACTGGTCTCTCTAGACGCAGCCAGTGACAGGCCTGTCCTTT
Above is a window of Camelus dromedarius isolate mCamDro1 chromosome 18, mCamDro1.pat, whole genome shotgun sequence DNA encoding:
- the LOC116147453 gene encoding cystatin-9, which translates into the protein MDWTEAQAGRVGAGVGKAGGTGARPPTATQRRRGRWRWARPWALLLLLLGPQLLEARGWGLQREVSAEDQRVLERYLPATVEYAVHEFNLRSQDENAYKVKRVLRSWREPVDTAMVFSTELQLTRTRCGKFDEDIDNCPFQGRPDVNNTVTCLFTISTEPWRTVFELLNNTCSEGLL